A single region of the Brassica napus cultivar Da-Ae unplaced genomic scaffold, Da-Ae ScsIHWf_856;HRSCAF=1217, whole genome shotgun sequence genome encodes:
- the LOC125606334 gene encoding transcription factor bHLH147-like isoform X1, producing MGEEKDYSIKMRLVAFPFVNKKKKSSFLSTSFLTPHLFFLRPVPFSTKKTTTTTSSSSDLSRRKRRKKSPPSPPPSLEKWRSEKQQQIYSTKLVHALRELRISQPSPNPNGRAVREVADRALAVAARGRTLWSRAILSKAVKLKFRKHKRQRIANPALTQPVIATGSLRSKKQTVMRIKAKGLPAVQRKVKVLSRLVPGCRKQTLPVVLEETTDYIAAMEMQIRAMTALLSAVSSPTEHEEEGQTHVLVS from the exons ATGGGGGAAGAGAAGGACTATAGTATAAAAATGCGATTAGTTGCTTTCccttttgttaacaaaaaaaaaaaatcatctttccTCTCCACATCCTTTCTGACACCTCACCTCTTCTTCCTCCGTCCCGTTCCGTTCTCCACAAAAAAG acgacgacgacgacgagcTCTAGCTCCGATCTCTCTCGCCGTAAGCGTAGGAAGAAATCTCCACCGTCTCCGCCTCCATCGTTGGAGAAATGGAGATCGGAGAAGCAGCAACAGATCTACTCCACGAAGCTCGTCCACGCTCTTCGCGAGCTTCGAATCAGCCAACCGTCGCCAAATCCTAACGGCAGAGCCGTGCGCGAAGTCGCCGACAGAGCGTTAGCCGTCGCGGCTAGAGGCAGAACGCTATGGAGCCGAGCGATACTCTCCAAAGCGGTTAAACTCAAGTTCAGGAAACACAAACGGCAGAGAATCGCGAACCCGGCGTTGACTCAGCCGGTAATCGCAACCGGGAGTCTCAGGTCGAAGAAACAGACGGTTATGAGGATTAAAGCGAAAGGATTGCCAGCTGTACAGAGGAAAGTTAAGGTTTTGAGCCGGTTAGTTCCCGGTTGCCGTAAACAGACGTTACCGGTGGTGTTGGAAGAGACTACTGATTATATAGCGGCTATGGAGATGCAGATTCGCGCCATGACTGCTCTTCTCTCCGCCGTCAGCTCTCCGACAGAACATGAAGAGGAGGGACAAACACATGTGCTTG TTTCTTGA
- the LOC125606337 gene encoding probable pectinesterase 67 — translation MDCRTRMILVLTLILMSVWGSDASAMQTTKLDAPLLTEKIATNRSIIVDIEGKGDYTSVQKAIDAVPVGNSNWIIVHVRKGIYKERVHIPENKPFIFMRGNGRGKTVIESSQSSVDNVASATFKVEANHFVAFGITIRNDAPVGMAFTSDNQSVAAFVAADKVAFYHCAFFSLHNTLFDNKGRHYYHQCYIQGSIDFIFGRATSIFNNCEIFVISDKRVKPYGSITAHHRENAEENTGYVFIRGKVYGIDEVYLGRAKGPYSRVIFAKTYFSKTVVPDGWTNWSYDGSTKDLYHAEYKCHGPGADRQRRSSWAKELTKQEVESFLSIDFIDGTAWLPVWLQQKS, via the exons ATGGATTGTAGAACAAGAATGATACTTGTCCTAACCCTGATTTTAATGTCCGTATGGGGTTCAGACGCATCCGCAATGCAAACGACAAAGTTGGACGCACCGCTTTTAACTGAAAAAATCGCAACAAACAGATCGATAATTGTCGATATTGAAGGCAAAGGAGACTACACTTCGGTTCAAAAAGCCATTGATGCTGTCCCTGTTGGTAACTCTAATTGGATTATCGTCCATGTCCGTAAAGGAATCTACAA agagagagtgcACATTCCGGAGAACAAGCCGTTCATATTTATGAGAGGTAACGGAAGAGGAAAAACGGTCATCGAATCATCGCAAAGCTCGGTCGATAATGTTGCTTCAGCCACTTTCAAAGTCGAAGCTAATCACTTCGTTGCTTTTGGTATCACCATCAGG AATGATGCACCGGTCGGAATGGCGTTCACGTCTGATAACCAATCCGTGGCAGCGTTTGTGGCTGCCGACAAAGTTGCGTTTTATCATTGTGCGTTCTTCAGCTTGCACAACACTTTGTTTGATAACAAAGGTAGACATTATTACCATCAGTGTTACATCCAAGGCTCTATCGACTTCATCTTCGGTCGTGCAACTTCCATTTTCAAC AACTGTGAGATATTTGTGATATCGGACAAGAGGGTGAAACCCTACGGGTCAATCACAGCACACCACAGGGAAAACGCAGAGGAAAATACTGGTTATGTTTTCATAAGAGGCAAAGTGTACGGAATCGATGAAGTTTACTTGGGAAGGGCCAAAGGACCGTACTCTCGGGTCATCTTTGCCAAGACTTACTTTTCCAAGACCGTTGTCCCTGACGGTTGGACCAACTGGAGCTACGACGGCTCAACCAA GGACTTATACCACGCAGAGTATAAGTGTCATGGACCAGGTGCTGATAGGCAACGTAGATCAAGTTGGGCCAAAGAACTTACCAAACAAGAAGTTGAGTCTTTCTTGTCCATTGATTTCATTGATGGAACGGCATGGCTTCCTGTTTGGCTTCAGCAAAAGTCTTAG
- the LOC106452083 gene encoding glycine-rich cell wall structural protein-like has product MGKVSFGFLALMLVVVAIGVVECRRFEKETLGGGGGGLGGGFGGGKGFGGGIGGGGGAGAGGGFGGGVGGGHGGGLGGGIGGGHGGGIGGGAGGGAGGGLGGGHGGGIGGGAGGGHGGGIGGGAGGGLGGGHGGGIGGGVGGGHGGGLGGGAGGGAGGGLGGGHGGGIGGGVGGGHGGGIGGGAGGGAGGGFGGGAGGGFGGGAGGGAGGGFGGGAGGGHGGGAGGGFGGGSGGGFGGGAGGGAGGGFGGGAGGGHGGGAGGGFGGGSGGGFGGGAGGGAGGGFGGGGGAGGGFGGGF; this is encoded by the coding sequence ATGGGGAAAGTATCTTTTGGGTTTTTGGCTTTGATGCTTGTAGTGGTGGCGATCGGGGTTGTAGAGTGTAGGAGATTTGAGAAGGAGACGttaggaggtggtggtggtggacttGGTGGTGGTTTTGGCGGCGGCAAAGGTTTTGGAGGAGGCATTGGTGGCGGTGGAGGTGCCGGTGCTGGTGGAGGTTTTGGAGGTGGTGTAGGAGGAGGCCACGGTGGCGGTCTAGGAGGTGGCATTGGTGGAGGCCACGGTGGAGGTATTGGTGGTGGCGCAGGAGGTGGTGCTGGTGGAGGACTTGGAGGAGGCCATGGTGGAGGAATTGGTGGTGGTGCCGGAGGAGGACACGGTGGTGGTATAGGAGGTGGGGCTGGTGGAGGACTAGGAGGAGGCCATGGTGGAGGTATTGGCGGTGGTGTTGGAGGAGGACACGGTGGTGGTCTAGGAGGTGGTGCAGGAGGCGGTGCTGGTGGAGGGCTAGGAGGAGGCCATGGTGGAGGTATTGGCGGTGGTGTTGGAGGAGGACACGGTGGAGGTATTGGCGGTGGTGCAGGTGGAGGGGCCGGAGGAGGATTTGGTGGTGGTGCAGGCGGAGGATTCGGAGGAGGGGCTGGTGGAGGAGCTGGCGGAGGATTCGGTGGTGGTGCAGGCGGGGGTCACGGTGGTGGTGCAGGCGGGGGATTTGGTGGAGGATCGGGTGGAGGATTCGGTGGTGGTGCCGGTGGAGGAGCTGGCGGAGGATTCGGTGGTGGTGCAGGCGGGGGTCACGGTGGTGGTGCAGGCGGGGGATTTGGTGGAGGATCAGGCGGAGGGTTTGGTGGCGGTGCCGGTGGAGGAGCTGGAGGAGGATtcggaggtggtggtggtgccgGTGGTGGATTTGGCGGTGGATTTTAA
- the LOC106453998 gene encoding peroxidase 29, with product MMKPKSIAAAFASCFLIISLLCSCISGDQNETNYEGLSYNYYEKTCPRLEEIVRSSISPMFALDPTAPAALLRLMFHDCQVQGCDASILIEPSGDQQFTELDSAKNFGIRKRELIGSIKTSLEVECPQQVSCSDLIILAAREAVALTGGPLIAVPLGRKDSLSTPSKHVADSELPPSTADVDSILNLFAGIDMTIEESVAIMGSHSIGVTHCNNVLSRFDNENATSANMDPRFQTFLRVVCPEFSPTSKTAEATFVPNDQTSLIFDTAYYDDSIAGRGNLRIDSEIGVDPRTRPFVEAFAADQDRFFNAFSSAFVKLSSYKVLTGNNGVVRSVCDKVD from the exons ATGATGAAACCAAAGAGCATAGCTGCAGcttttgcatcatgttttctaatCATAAGCTTGTTATGCAGCTGCATTAGTGGCGACCAAAATGAGACCAATTAT GAAGGTCTATCTTACAATTACTACGAGAAAACATGTCCAAGACTCGAAGAGATCGTGAGATCTTCAATTTCACCAATGTTTGCTCTTGATCCTACAGCTCCTGCCGCCTTGCTAAGGCTTATGTTTCATGACTGTCAAGTTCAG GGATGTGACGCATCTATCCTAATCGAGCCAAGTGGGGACCAGCAGTTCACTGAGCTTGACTCAGCCAAGAACTTTGGAATCAGAAAGAGGGAACTGATTGGCTCAATCAAAACCTCATTGGAGGTCGAATGTCCTCAGCAAGTCTCTTGCTCTGACCTCATCATCCTCGCCGCAAGAGAAGCTGTCGCTCTCACTGGTGGCCCGCTCATCGCAGTGCCATTAGGAAGAAAAGACTCTCTCTCTACTCCCAGCAAACACGTGGCTGACTCTGAGCTTCCTCCCTCTACTGCGGATGTCGACTCTATCTTAAATCTCTTTGCTGGCATAGACATGACCATCGAGGAGTCCGTAGCCATTATgg GTTCACATTCAATAGGAGTGACACACTGTAACAACGTATTATCGCGTTTTGATAACGAAAACGCGACGAGCGCAAACATGGATCCACGTTTTCAAACGTTTTTGCGAGTTGTTTGCCCAGAGTTTTCTCCGACATCCAAAACAGCGGAAGCTACGTTTGTTCCCAACGACCAGACTTCGTTGATCTTCGACACAGCTTATTACGATGATTCCATCGCGGGACGTGGTAATCTGAGAATTGACTCGGAGATTGGAGTGGACCCACGCACACGCCCGTTTGTCGAAGCGTTTGCGGCTGATCAGGACCGTTTCTTCAACGCCTTCTCTTCCGCGTTTGTTAAATTGTCTTCTTACAAAGTGTTAACCGGGAATAATGGAGTAGTTAGAAGCGTGTGTGACAAGGTAGATTGA
- the LOC125606334 gene encoding transcription factor bHLH147-like isoform X2 has protein sequence MDSISPLSNQTTTTTSSSSDLSRRKRRKKSPPSPPPSLEKWRSEKQQQIYSTKLVHALRELRISQPSPNPNGRAVREVADRALAVAARGRTLWSRAILSKAVKLKFRKHKRQRIANPALTQPVIATGSLRSKKQTVMRIKAKGLPAVQRKVKVLSRLVPGCRKQTLPVVLEETTDYIAAMEMQIRAMTALLSAVSSPTEHEEEGQTHVLVS, from the exons ATGGACTCCATCTCTCCGCTTTCTAAtcagacgacgacgacgacgagcTCTAGCTCCGATCTCTCTCGCCGTAAGCGTAGGAAGAAATCTCCACCGTCTCCGCCTCCATCGTTGGAGAAATGGAGATCGGAGAAGCAGCAACAGATCTACTCCACGAAGCTCGTCCACGCTCTTCGCGAGCTTCGAATCAGCCAACCGTCGCCAAATCCTAACGGCAGAGCCGTGCGCGAAGTCGCCGACAGAGCGTTAGCCGTCGCGGCTAGAGGCAGAACGCTATGGAGCCGAGCGATACTCTCCAAAGCGGTTAAACTCAAGTTCAGGAAACACAAACGGCAGAGAATCGCGAACCCGGCGTTGACTCAGCCGGTAATCGCAACCGGGAGTCTCAGGTCGAAGAAACAGACGGTTATGAGGATTAAAGCGAAAGGATTGCCAGCTGTACAGAGGAAAGTTAAGGTTTTGAGCCGGTTAGTTCCCGGTTGCCGTAAACAGACGTTACCGGTGGTGTTGGAAGAGACTACTGATTATATAGCGGCTATGGAGATGCAGATTCGCGCCATGACTGCTCTTCTCTCCGCCGTCAGCTCTCCGACAGAACATGAAGAGGAGGGACAAACACATGTGCTTG TTTCTTGA